A genomic segment from Pseudomonas sp. S09G 359 encodes:
- a CDS encoding pyridoxal phosphate-dependent aminotransferase produces the protein MNSLIKPPVIAARMDDVAPFHVIDILTRAKRLEAEGRDIVHMEVGEPDFPTPPAIIAAGQAALANGKTTYTPALGIPELRQAIADYYLQRYGVTVPAARIVVTAGASGGLLLALACLAEPGKEWLLTDPGYPCNRNFVRIFEGVPTSIPVGEAHNFQPTLADLEAHWNDSTAGALFASPANPTGTMLSLEQVRTFAEFIRAKGGHFILDEIYQGLTYDQESTTALQCCEGVWIVQSFSKYFQMTGWRLGWLVVPEGYTRHIEKLAQNLFLSPSAPAQYAALAAFKPETLDLLETRRMEFQCRRDFLSAELARLGFRVVAKPEGAFYIYADCSAFTTDSFAFAMTLLEEAGVATGPGLDFGINQPERYIRFSYTTSIERLQEAVSRIERFLQAQDKRS, from the coding sequence ATGAACTCACTGATCAAACCGCCCGTTATCGCCGCCCGTATGGACGATGTGGCGCCGTTTCATGTGATTGATATCCTGACCCGCGCCAAGCGGCTGGAGGCGGAAGGGCGCGACATTGTGCACATGGAGGTCGGCGAGCCCGACTTCCCGACACCCCCCGCCATCATTGCTGCCGGCCAGGCGGCCCTGGCCAACGGCAAGACCACCTACACCCCGGCGCTGGGAATTCCCGAACTGCGCCAGGCAATCGCCGATTACTACTTGCAGCGCTATGGCGTCACGGTGCCGGCGGCACGCATCGTGGTGACGGCGGGTGCTTCGGGTGGGCTGTTACTCGCACTGGCCTGCCTGGCCGAGCCGGGCAAGGAATGGTTGCTGACCGATCCTGGATACCCGTGCAACCGCAATTTCGTGCGAATCTTTGAGGGCGTGCCTACCTCGATTCCGGTGGGCGAAGCGCATAACTTCCAGCCCACCCTGGCTGACCTTGAAGCCCATTGGAATGATTCGACCGCCGGCGCGCTGTTTGCCTCACCGGCCAACCCTACAGGCACCATGCTCAGCCTCGAACAGGTCCGCACGTTCGCAGAATTTATCCGCGCCAAGGGCGGGCATTTTATTCTCGATGAGATCTACCAGGGCCTCACCTACGACCAGGAGTCCACCACCGCACTGCAGTGCTGCGAGGGCGTCTGGATCGTTCAAAGTTTCTCCAAATACTTCCAGATGACCGGCTGGCGCCTGGGCTGGCTGGTGGTGCCAGAAGGCTATACGCGGCACATCGAAAAGCTTGCGCAAAACCTGTTCCTGTCGCCGTCGGCACCAGCCCAGTACGCGGCGCTGGCAGCCTTTAAACCCGAAACCCTCGACTTGCTGGAGACGCGTCGCATGGAGTTCCAGTGCCGTCGCGACTTCCTGTCTGCGGAGTTGGCAAGGTTGGGCTTTCGTGTGGTGGCCAAGCCTGAAGGCGCGTTTTACATCTATGCCGATTGTTCAGCATTCACCACCGACAGCTTTGCATTCGCCATGACGCTGCTCGAAGAGGCTGGGGTGGCAACAGGGCCAGGTTTGGATTTTGGGATCAATCAACCGGAGCGCTATATCCGTTTTTCCTACACGACGAGTATCGAGCGGCTCCAGGAAGCCGTTAGTCGCATCGAGCGATTTTTGCAGGCGCAGGACAAACGTTCATAA